The following are from one region of the Salvia hispanica cultivar TCC Black 2014 chromosome 1, UniMelb_Shisp_WGS_1.0, whole genome shotgun sequence genome:
- the LOC125200889 gene encoding altered inheritance rate of mitochondria protein 25-like gives MNRTKVWGCVKDHSRCTRPLFRTVRDQNGILSVGKRFYSPQEEGYHMQRKTSWMFNLPCVQVDTVFGSKITSHRYVHSMQNDPDLSRDFFVRLWLADKKKTGPTGKRRHKVLKSNSSGEMIADGQTFPRLIERMLSGALDKKSYDKVKSGLKQPPTSQSITGTLEPMSLEESKVAPLLARSNLLITRDIEWANLVLGFEQENRYAMVDVCYPQAPVGFIREQSNVIARQLLRLRRPFIAYITDGSGNELFRVRRPFWWITSSIYAEINGKEIGVVHRRWHLWRRIYDLYLGDKQFAVVENPGLWNWTFTLKDIDGNVLAEIDRDWRGFGFEIFTDAGQYVIRFGSSDSGVAPAAEVQELNVARSLTLSERAVAVALAVSLDNDYFSRHGGWGFPFMVVDD, from the exons ATGAACCGGACAAAGGTGTGGGGGTGTGTTAAGGACCACTCTAGGTGCACCAGACCACTGTTTCGTACAGTGAGGGATCAAAATGGAATTCTGTCTGTTGGAAAGAGGTTCTATTCTCCACAGGAAGAAGGATACCACATGCAAAGAAAGACATCATGGATGTTCAATCTGCCGTGTGTTCAAGTGGACACAGTGTTTGGGAGTAAAATTACATCACATCGATATGTGCATAGCATGCAAAATGATCCGGACTTGAGTAGGGACTTTTTTGTACGACTCTGGCTTGCTGATAAAAAGAAGACAGGGCCTACTGGGAAACGAAGGCATAAAGTTCTTAAATCCAATAGCAGTGGCGAAATGATAGCTGATGGCCAAACTTTTCCTAGACTTATTGAAAGAATGCTTTCTGGCGCTTTAGATAAGAAGTCTTATGACAAGGTGAAGTCAGGTCTTAAGCAACCACCTACCAGCCAATCAATCACGGGTACATTAGAACCAATGTCTTTGGAAGAG TCTAAGGTAGCACCTCTTCTTGCAAGATCCAATCTACTGATTACCAGGGATATAGAATGGGCCAACTTGGTTCTTGGTTTTGAGCAG GAAAACCGATATGCAATGGTTGATGTCTGCTACCCTCAAGCA CCTGTAGGTTTCATACGCGAGCAGAGCAATGTGATTGCAAGACAG TTGCTTCGCTTAAGACGCCCTTTCATTGCATACATTACCGATGGATCGGGCAACGAGCTCTTTAGG GTTCGAAGGCCCTTTTGGTGGATCACCAGTTCAATATACGCAGAGATAAATGGAAAA GAAATTGGTGTTGTTCACAGAAGATGGCATCTGTGGAGGAGAATTTATGACTTGTACTTGGG gGATAAGCAATTTGCAGTTGTTGAGAACCCTGGGTTGTGGAATTGGACTTTCACTTTGAAGGACATTGATGGAAATGTGTTGGCAGAGATAGACCGTGACTGGAGGGGTTTTGGATTTGAG ATTTTTACAGATGCTGGTCAGTATGTGATCCGGTTTGGGAGCTCCGATTCAGGTGTTGCGCCTGCAGCAGAG GTGCAAGAGCTAAACGTTGCTCGTTCCTTGACTCTGTCAGAGAGAGCAGTAGCTGTTGCCCTGGCTGTTTCACTTGATAATGACTACTTCTCCAGACACGGAGGCTG GGGATTTCCCTTTATGGTGGTCGATGATTGA
- the LOC125200888 gene encoding calcium-transporting ATPase 10, plasma membrane-type-like — MTEEINYKKKGLDLEAGSSHRDYPEDEDDGAGPFDIVRTKRAPVHRLRRWRQAALVLNASRRFRYTLDLKKEEERRQLVAKIRTHAQVIRAAVLFQEAGKVLPGAVTSTLPSSPTRSVDFGISSEELVAISKEHDVSLLQRNGGVKGLAEKLKSNQDNGVSGDESDLIKRKNAFGSNTYPRKKGRSFWRFVWDACRDTTLIILMVAATASLVLGIKTEGIKEGWYDGGSIALAVFIVIVFTAVSDYKQSLQFQNLNEEKENIQMEVIRGGRRTKISIFEIVVGDVLPLKIGDQVPADGLVISGHSLSVDESSMTGESKIVHKDPVRSPFLMSGCKIADGYGTMLVTSVGINTEWGLLMASISEDNGEETPLQVRLNGVATFIGMVGLGVALLVLIVLVARFFTGHTKDPDGTVQFKAGKTKIGDAIDGFVKIFTVAVTIVVVAVPEGLPLAVTLTLAYSMRKMMADKALVRRLSACETMGSATTICSDKTGTLTLNEMTVVEVSACGKKIDPPDNKSLLPSKVISLLIEGIAQNTTGSVFVPEAGGAPELSGSPTEKAILQWGVNLGMDFLSVRSDSVIIHAFPFNSEKKRGGVAIRASDSEVRVHWKGAAEIVLACCTNYIDTDGHVVTLDEDKLSSYKKAIEDMAAGSLRCVAIAYRPYDAKSVPSTAEELENWQLPESDLILLAIVGIKDPCRPGVKDAVQLCTDAGVKVRMVTGDNLQTAKAIALECGILGSNADATEPNIIEGKAFRTLTETQRLEIADKISVMGRSSPNDKLLLVQALRKRGHVVAVTGDGTNDAPALHEADIGLAMGIQGTEVAKESSDIIILDDNFSSVVKVVRWGRSVYANIQKFIQFQLTVNVAALIINVVAAVSAGNVPLNAVQLLWVNLIMDTLGALALATEPPTDHLMRRAPVGRREPLITNIMWRNLIIQALYQVTVLLILNFRGRDILNLQNDNKDHAFRVNNTLIFNAFVFCQVFNEFNARKPDEVNVFSGVTKNRLFMGIVGLEVVLQVVIIFFLGKFATTVRLSWKLWLVSIAIGSISWPLAAIGKLIPVPETPIGESFSKKIRRKRDADDG; from the exons GATTAGACCTCGAGGCGGGGAGTAGCCATCGTGATTATCCGGAGGATGAAGACGATGGCGCTGGACCGTTCGACATTGTTCGGACGAAGAGAGCACCAGTGCACCGGCTGCGTAGGTGGAGG CAAGCAGCGCTTGTCCTAAATGCTTCACGAAGATTTCGTTATACATTGGActtgaagaaagaagaagagagaaggcAGTTAGTTGCTAAGATTAGAACACATGCTCAAGTCATTAGG GCTGCTGTCTTGTTCCAAGAGGCTGGAAAAGTACTGCCTG GTGCAGTAACTTCAACTTTACCATCAAGTCCTACTCGAAGTGTTGATTTTGGCATCAGCTCAGAAGAACTAGTGGCAATATCTAAGGAGCACGATGTTTCTCTTTTGCAGCGAAATGGGGGG GTTAAAGGATTGGCCGAAAAGTTAAAATCTAATCAGGACAATGGTGTATCTGGGGATGAGTCTGACCTCATAAAGAGGAAGAACGCATTTGGGTCGAACACATATCCTCGAAAGAAGGGGAGGAGTTTTTGG AGGTTTGTCTGGGATGCTTGTCGAGATACTACTCTAATAATTTTGATGGTTGCTGCAACTGCTTCCTTGGTACTGGGCATAAAGACTGAG gGTATAAAAGAAGGCTGGTATGATGGAGGAAGCATTGCCTTGGCGGTTTTTATAGTCATTGTTTTTACAG CTGTAAGTGATTACAAACAATCCCTTCAATTTCAGAACTTGAATgaagagaaggaaaatatACAAATGGAG GTGATAAGGGGTGGACGCAGGACTAagatttcaatatttgaaatagTTGTTGGTGATGTCCTGCCTCTTAAAATTGGTGATCAG GTGCCAGCAGATGGACTTGTAATATCCGGCCACTCCCTCTCAGTTGACGAATCAAGCATGACTGGAGAAAGTAAAATT GTTCACAAAGATCCTGTACGATCACCTTTTCTTATGTCTGGATGCAAGATTGCTGATGGGTATGGGACAATGCTG GTAACTAGTGTCGGAATAAATACTGAATGGGGATTACTTATGGCAAGCATATCAGAAGATAATGGCGAGGAAACACCATTACAG GTACGATTGAATGGAGTTGCTACTTTTATTGGCATGGTTGGTCTGGGAGTAGCACTTCTTGTACTCATTGTCCTTGTGGCCAG ATTTTTTACTGGGCATACAAAAGATCCTGATGGCACAGTCCAATTCAAAGCTGGGAAGACTAAAATTGGTGATGCAATAGATGGATTCGTAAAGATATTCACTGTTGCA gTGACAATCGTAGTTGTTGCAGTACCAGAAGGTCTTCCATTGGCTGTCACTCTCAC GCTTGCATATTCAATGAGGAAAATGATGGCTGATAAAGCATTG GTGAGGAGGCTTTCAGCCTGTGAAACAATGGGCTCTGCAACTACCATTTGCAGCGATAAAACTGGGACCCTAACTCTGAATGAG ATGACTGTGGTGGAGGTATCTGCGTGTGGAAAGAAAATTGATCCACCGGACAATAAATCACTTCTCCCTTCTAAAGTTATCTCTCTACTGATTGAAGGCATTGCACAAAACACAACTGGAAGCGTATTTGTCCCTGAA GCTGGTGGAGCTCCGGAGCTTTCAGGATCACCAACTGAAAAGGCAATTTTGCAGTGGGGAGTAAAT CTTGGAATGGATTTTCTTTCAGTTCGATCAGATTCAGTTATTATTCATGCCTTTCCATTTAACTCAGAGAAGAAGCGAGGTGGTGTCGCAATTAGAGCg TCGGATTCTGAAGTTCGTGTACACTGGAAAGGGGCTGCAGAAATAGTACTTGCGTGCTGCACAAATTACATAGATACGGATGGCCATGTGGTGACGCTAGATGAGGATAAG cTATCATCTTATAAGAAAGCCATTGAAGATATGGCTGCAGGGAGCTTGCGTTGTGTGGCCATTGCTTACAGGCCATATGACGCAAAGAGTGTTCCATCCACTGCTGAAGAACTCGAAAATTGGCAATTACCTGAGTCAGACCTGATTTTGCTGGCCATTGTTGGTATCAAG GATCCTTGCCGACCAGGTGTAAAAGATGCTGTCCAATTGTGCACTGATGCTGGTGTAAAG GTGCGCATGGTCACTGGTGACAATCTTCAAACAGCTAAAGCAATTGCCTTAGAGTGTGGTATATTAGGATCTAATGCAGATGCAACTGAGCCTAATATTATTGAAGGAAAGGCATTCCGTACCCTTACGGAAACACAGAGATTAGAAATTGCTGATAAGATTTCG GTGATGGGAAGGTCATCGCCAAATGACAAACTCCTGCTTGTTCAAGCATTAAGAAAGAGGGGACATGTGGTTGCTGTTACTGGAGATGGTACGAATGATGCTCCTGCACTACATGAG GCTGATATTGGTCTTGCAATGGGCATCCAAGGCACAGAAGTTGCAAAAGAGAGTTCAGATATCATTATATTGGATGACAATTTTTCTTCTGTTGTGAAG GTTGTCCGATGGGGAAGATCTGTTTATGCCAATATTCAGAAATTCATACAGTTTCAACTTACGGTCAATGTTGCTGCTTTGATTATCAATGTTGTTGCTGCGGTTTCTGCTGGCAATGTTCCACTCAATGCTGTGCAG CTTCTCTGGGTGAACCTTATCATGGACACATTAGGAGCACTTGCACTAGCCACAGAGCCTCCCACTGATCATCTTATGCGTAGAGCACCTGTTGGTAGAAG GGAACCTCTTATAACGAATATCATGTGGAGGAATTTGATAATACAG GCTTTATATCAAGTCACTGTGCTGTTAATCCTCAACTTTCGGGGAAGGGATATCCTGAATCTGCAGAATGATAACAAAGATCATGCTTTTCGAGTGAATAATACATTGATATTCAATGCATTTGTCTTCTGTCAG GTATTCAATGAATTTAACGCTCGGAAACCAGATGAGGTGAACGTGTTTTCAGGGGTCACAAAGAACCGTCTGTTCATGGGAATAGTTGGCCTTGAAGTGGTGCTTCAG GTTGTCATAATCTTTTTCCTGGGGAAGTTTGCCACTACTGTTCGTCTGAGCTGGAAATTGTGGCTCGTTTCCATTGCTATCGGTAGTATCAG CTGGCCTCTTGCTGCTATTGGGAAGCTGATTCCTGTCCCCGAGACGCCCATTGGTGAATCCTTTTCAAAGAAAATCCGAAGGAAGAGGGACGCTGATGATG GTTAA
- the LOC125194079 gene encoding uncharacterized protein LOC125194079, translating to MACLDPKNGFSAFNVGKLLHLASLYPEDFSSAERMFLSKELETFVGNVRSDARLIGIEDLGSLSHKIVETKKDKKFPLVYRLIELVLLLPVASAYDERVFSAVEFVKTDSQKRTGDDWLNDCLVIYNERSIFDTVSNERILKRFQDMDTRR from the coding sequence ATGGCATGTCTTGATCCAAAAAATGGTTTCTCTGCTTTTAATGTTGGTAAACTTCTTCATCTCGCTAGTCTTTATCCCGAGGACTTCTCATCGGCTGAACGTATGTTCTTGTCTAAAGAACTAGAAACTTTTGTCGGTAATGTGAGAAGTGATGCACGGCTGATTGGTATAGAAGATTTGGGTAGCCTATCTCACAAGATTGTTGAAAccaagaaagataaaaaatttccatTAGTTTATCGTTTGATTGAGTTGGTATTGCTCTTGCCTGTAGCGTCTGCATATGATGAAAGAGTATTTTCAGCGGTGGAATTTGTCAAGACCGACTCGCAGAAGAGGACCGGAGATGATTGGCTGAATGACTGTTTGGTGATATACAATGAAAGATCCATCTTTGACACTGTTTCTAATGAAAGAATCTTGAAACGTTTTCAAGATATGGATACTCGTAGATGA